Proteins found in one Verrucomicrobiales bacterium genomic segment:
- a CDS encoding DEAD/DEAH box helicase yields MVFGNFGLAEKIIEGVKAMGYVEPTPIQLRAIPILMEGHDLIGSAQTGTGKTAAFSLPMLSKLMEAPPGKTRMLVLEPTRELAAQVETAIRDFARFTELKVAVVFGGVGYGKQREALQNGVDIVVATPGRLLDHMQQKTARLDAVEYLVLDEADRMLDMGFLPDVRKIVEHCPRKRQTALFSATVPAQIETLIQWAMKDPQTVEIGARRSPAETVKHVVYAVADAQKKDLLLELLKSVSFESVIIFCRTKDRADNIASLLKQKQHAVAVLHSNRTQQERERALHGFRDGKYEVLVATDIASRGLDIADVSHVINYDVPQHPEDYVHRIGRTGRAQATGDALTLMVAEDRQHMAAIERFIGQKIERVKLEGFNYTYTSLFDDDDKRPAHETKFRAVRLSGGYYFGPAKRRKR; encoded by the coding sequence ATGGTATTCGGCAACTTCGGGCTAGCGGAAAAAATTATAGAAGGAGTGAAGGCCATGGGTTACGTGGAACCCACTCCGATTCAACTCCGAGCGATCCCGATCCTCATGGAAGGACACGATCTCATCGGGAGCGCGCAAACGGGAACGGGCAAGACCGCCGCGTTCTCGCTGCCCATGCTTTCCAAGCTCATGGAGGCACCGCCGGGCAAGACCCGGATGCTCGTGCTGGAACCTACTCGCGAGCTGGCGGCACAGGTGGAAACAGCGATCCGAGACTTCGCACGTTTCACGGAGCTTAAGGTGGCCGTCGTGTTCGGAGGCGTCGGGTATGGCAAGCAACGCGAGGCGCTCCAAAACGGAGTGGATATCGTCGTCGCAACTCCCGGCCGTTTGTTGGATCACATGCAACAGAAAACAGCGCGGCTGGACGCGGTGGAGTATCTTGTCCTGGACGAAGCCGACCGCATGCTCGACATGGGTTTCCTTCCCGATGTGCGCAAAATAGTGGAGCACTGCCCTCGGAAGCGACAAACGGCCTTGTTCTCCGCCACGGTCCCGGCGCAGATTGAAACGCTCATCCAGTGGGCGATGAAAGATCCTCAGACCGTGGAGATTGGAGCGCGACGATCCCCGGCCGAGACTGTCAAGCACGTCGTCTATGCCGTGGCCGATGCGCAGAAAAAAGACCTCCTGCTCGAACTCCTTAAGAGCGTGAGCTTTGAGTCTGTCATCATCTTTTGCCGCACCAAGGACCGCGCCGACAACATCGCGAGCTTGCTCAAGCAGAAGCAGCATGCGGTAGCGGTGCTCCATTCCAATCGGACGCAACAGGAGCGCGAGCGGGCCCTGCATGGGTTTCGCGACGGCAAGTATGAAGTGTTGGTGGCGACCGACATCGCTTCGCGCGGCCTCGACATCGCGGATGTCAGCCACGTGATCAACTACGACGTTCCTCAGCATCCGGAGGATTACGTGCACCGCATTGGCCGAACCGGCCGGGCCCAGGCTACCGGCGACGCGCTCACCCTGATGGTGGCGGAGGACCGTCAGCACATGGCAGCCATCGAGCGTTTCATCGGGCAAAAGATCGAGCGCGTGAAGCTCGAAGGATTTAATTACACCTACACCTCGCTCTTCGACGACGACGACAAGCGTCCAGCACACGAAACCAAGTTCCGCGCTGTTCGGCTGTCCGGCGGTTACTACTTCGGACCCGCCAAACGACGCAAACGATAG
- a CDS encoding CvpA family protein has translation MKALTELSFSWVDLTVVALLAFGVTRGRKRGMSGEMLDLIKWLLILFGGAFLYEPLTHYLSQVVPGLSALGGYLMAYIGFGLLMVLIFGSLKHNFGEKIAQGEMFGGGEYYLGMVAGAVRFSCILLVVMALVHSREYTPMEIKAREKQQEDNFGSIRFFRLYSLQADIFKSSFVGQVIEKQVPSLLIKPTSPSLAPSVQSRTPPKDRRLNEVLDR, from the coding sequence ATGAAGGCGTTAACCGAACTCTCTTTCTCGTGGGTGGACTTGACGGTGGTGGCATTGCTGGCCTTCGGCGTGACCCGCGGGCGGAAGCGGGGGATGTCCGGAGAGATGCTCGATTTGATCAAGTGGTTGCTGATTCTCTTCGGGGGCGCCTTCCTCTATGAGCCTTTGACCCACTACCTCTCTCAGGTTGTGCCTGGCTTGAGTGCCTTGGGGGGATACCTGATGGCATATATCGGGTTTGGCCTGCTGATGGTCTTGATCTTTGGCTCACTCAAACACAATTTCGGGGAAAAGATCGCCCAGGGTGAGATGTTTGGTGGGGGAGAATATTATCTCGGCATGGTCGCTGGGGCGGTCCGATTTTCTTGTATATTATTGGTAGTCATGGCTTTGGTTCACTCCAGGGAATACACCCCCATGGAGATCAAGGCCCGCGAAAAGCAGCAGGAGGATAACTTTGGGAGCATCCGATTCTTCCGCCTCTACAGCCTCCAAGCTGACATCTTCAAAAGCTCCTTCGTCGGACAGGTGATTGAAAAGCAAGTTCCGTCCCTCCTGATCAAACCCACCTCGCCGAGTTTGGCCCCTTCCGTTCAATCCCGTACCCCTCCCAAGGACCGCCGATTGAACGAAGTGCTTGATCGGTAG
- a CDS encoding DNA primase — protein MAGFFGPDFIEQVRAANDIIEVIGGYFPLKRAGASFVALCPFHREKSPSFHVSASRQAFHCFGCHKGGDVFRFVQDYESVTFIEAVQRLAQRASIPLQYQDGSGPDRSQHLKETLRQIHEQISRRWQGALATEAQGQIARDYLAKRGVTEESIKQFRIGYAPEAWDDTVNWCKSHGFELELAQQAGLIVKKEGTDRFYDRFRGRLMFPIADEQGRIIAFSGRILQGDEKTAKYVNSPETPIFSKSKVFYGLDKTKRAILDAGVAIICEGQLDLIACFQGGVQNIVAPQGTAFTPEHARILKRYVEEVVLCFDSDNAGQNAAVRVLDGLLGVGMAIRVAVVPAPHDPDSYIKEFGGPAFAQLIKNASGFFDFYLDRLTKQNDIQSDRGRMAVLREMGTAVNKTANSVMIDKYVQRTAVALGVSAESVRQEFKKLRPATEREREAPENLLAEEEEMGGDVQPVPMAKPSSQEIWLLKLVMGNDDILPTAATHLDLEWIRHGVVRHILQLRLTPTEDGFYPSVATLIGTLPDDESRRLVSEHAMEGRTIPKAEKTLMDLLVTLRNQTLDRELEQLKLHLADASIGEEERFAIPLRMNEIRALKKQPLEAMGGEGGS, from the coding sequence ATGGCTGGGTTTTTCGGTCCAGATTTCATCGAGCAAGTCCGGGCTGCCAACGACATCATCGAGGTGATTGGCGGCTACTTCCCCCTCAAGCGAGCCGGGGCTAGTTTTGTTGCCCTGTGCCCCTTCCATCGGGAAAAGAGTCCCAGCTTTCACGTCAGCGCCAGCCGACAGGCGTTCCATTGCTTCGGATGTCACAAAGGCGGTGACGTCTTCCGCTTCGTGCAGGATTACGAGAGTGTCACTTTCATCGAGGCGGTCCAACGTCTCGCCCAACGGGCCAGCATCCCCCTTCAGTATCAAGACGGCAGCGGACCGGATCGTTCTCAGCATCTCAAGGAGACCTTGCGCCAGATCCACGAGCAGATCAGCCGTCGATGGCAGGGTGCTCTGGCTACCGAGGCCCAGGGGCAGATCGCTCGCGATTACCTGGCCAAGCGGGGGGTTACGGAGGAGTCCATCAAGCAGTTTCGGATCGGGTATGCGCCCGAGGCTTGGGATGACACGGTCAACTGGTGCAAGTCTCACGGGTTCGAGCTGGAACTGGCCCAGCAAGCGGGACTGATCGTCAAAAAGGAAGGGACCGACCGTTTCTATGATCGCTTCCGGGGCCGCCTGATGTTTCCGATCGCCGACGAGCAGGGGCGGATCATCGCCTTCAGCGGCCGGATTCTCCAAGGCGATGAGAAGACCGCCAAGTACGTCAACTCGCCCGAGACCCCCATCTTCAGCAAGAGCAAGGTTTTCTACGGTCTGGACAAGACCAAACGGGCCATTCTCGATGCCGGAGTGGCGATTATCTGCGAGGGCCAGTTGGACCTGATCGCCTGTTTCCAGGGGGGGGTACAGAACATTGTGGCTCCGCAGGGAACGGCGTTTACTCCCGAACATGCGCGGATTCTCAAGCGCTATGTCGAGGAGGTGGTATTATGCTTTGACTCGGACAATGCCGGCCAGAACGCTGCCGTGCGTGTTCTCGATGGGCTGCTCGGGGTGGGCATGGCGATCCGAGTGGCGGTGGTGCCTGCGCCGCATGATCCCGACAGCTACATCAAGGAGTTCGGAGGACCCGCTTTCGCCCAGCTCATCAAGAATGCCAGCGGCTTTTTTGATTTCTATTTGGATCGGCTGACGAAGCAGAACGATATTCAGTCGGATCGTGGGCGGATGGCGGTGTTGCGCGAGATGGGGACCGCGGTCAACAAGACCGCTAACTCCGTCATGATTGACAAGTATGTGCAGCGAACCGCGGTGGCGTTGGGGGTGTCCGCGGAGTCGGTTCGGCAGGAGTTCAAGAAACTCCGTCCGGCGACTGAGCGGGAACGCGAGGCCCCTGAGAATCTTTTGGCGGAGGAGGAGGAGATGGGGGGGGACGTCCAGCCTGTTCCGATGGCGAAGCCCAGTTCTCAGGAGATCTGGCTGCTGAAGCTGGTGATGGGCAACGACGACATCCTACCGACCGCCGCAACCCACCTCGATCTGGAATGGATCCGTCACGGGGTGGTCCGGCATATCCTCCAGCTACGACTCACCCCCACCGAAGACGGCTTTTATCCGAGTGTGGCGACGCTGATCGGGACCCTTCCGGACGATGAATCGCGGCGCTTAGTGAGCGAGCATGCGATGGAGGGAAGAACGATTCCCAAGGCGGAAAAGACCCTGATGGACCTGTTGGTGACGCTCCGCAATCAGACTCTCGACCGCGAACTGGAGCAACTGAAGCTGCACCTGGCTGATGCGTCGATCGGTGAGGAGGAGCGTTTCGCGATCCCCCTACGGATGAACGAAATTCGGGCGCTGAAGAAGCAGCCGCTGGAGGCGATGGGGGGGGAGGGGGGGAGTTAG
- a CDS encoding four helix bundle protein, translating into MKILSYRDLKVWQLAMDFVVAVYKVTRGFPATEQYGLTSQIQRAAVSVPANIAEGQGRAHLNEYLHHLSFARGSLMEIETHLLIAERLGYLDPRDSKQLLSAASDIGRMLNALSRSLKAKRPPAP; encoded by the coding sequence ATGAAGATACTGAGTTATCGGGATCTAAAGGTTTGGCAGCTGGCCATGGATTTTGTGGTGGCCGTATACAAGGTTACCCGAGGTTTTCCAGCGACGGAACAGTACGGGCTCACTTCCCAGATTCAGAGGGCGGCAGTTTCAGTTCCTGCGAACATCGCTGAAGGACAGGGCCGAGCTCACCTCAATGAGTATTTGCACCACCTGTCCTTCGCAAGAGGCTCGCTGATGGAGATCGAAACTCATCTACTGATCGCCGAGCGCCTTGGCTATTTGGACCCTCGCGATTCGAAACAGCTGCTTTCAGCCGCTTCAGACATAGGGCGGATGCTGAACGCGCTGTCTCGTAGCCTAAAGGCGAAACGCCCCCCTGCCCCCTAA